Below is a genomic region from Chloroflexota bacterium.
TCCCTTGCCACAATCCCTTGCTGCGCAATAGGCTGACCGATTTCCAGGCGCCGGAGGGCATCGGCCGCAGCTCTTTGTGACGCCTTTTGTTTGGACTGACCGTCACCCCGGCCCCATATCTCACCGTTGACGAGTACCTGAACGGTGAAAAGCTTGGCGTGGTCAGGGCCTTCGGCGGCCACAGTCTGATATCGTGGTGTTGACCGAAGCTCGCTCTGACTCCATTCCTGGAGGCGACTTTTGGCATCCTTGATTGCTGCCTGCTCGACCATTTCGGGCAGAACCGGTTCGACCAGCGGGAAAAGAAGGTTGTCGACCGCTTCCAGGTCCTGGTCCAGGTATAGTGCTCCTACAAGCGCTTCGAAACCGGCGCAGAGAATGGCGGGGCGTTCTCGACCACCCGTTTCATCTTCACCCCGACCCAGAAGTAAAAACCGACCCAATTGAAGTTCCCTGGCGAAACTCGCCAGGGTTTCTTCCCGGACCAGGGCAGCTCGCAGGTTGGTAAGTGGGCCCTCTCTGAGCTCCGGAAACCGGTGGTAGATCTGCTCCCCAATCACGAAATCGAGAACCGCGTCGCCCAGAAACTCCAGCCGCTCGTTGTCGGCCTGGATGAACCAAGGTGATTCGTTGATGTACGATCGGTGGGTTAACGCTCGCTGCAGGAGAGTTTTGTCTTTGAAGTTGAGTCCGCTGGTTTCCTCGAAGCGCAAGGCTCTTTCGAGCGGCGCGCTGATCGCTTGCAGAGATCGGGAGTTGGTCATTCGTTTTGCTCCAGAACCTGATCAACTTCCCTGTGTTCACGGTATGGTTCTTCAACCCTGCCCACAGGGAAGTAACTCAGTGTGTCTAACCATGGCACCCGGGCAGATAACCGGGTCACTTTGCGACCGATTATAGCACAGCGCCTGCGATTCCTCAATATTCTTTTCGGCTACGCCCCTCGACAAGCTCGGGACACTGCTCAGGACAGCGTTGCGGTTGTATTTTTTTCAGATTTCACCGCTGATTTACGCAGACCTTCGGCGCAGATCAACGCTGATCTTCTCTGATGTCTGATCAGCGTTGACCTTGCAGTTCATACTTCGGCACCGCTCAACTTGATATGCTGCCATTTCGGAATAAACTGAAGAAGCATGTATAATTGGTAAATGATCAATGGTCAATTCCTTTTTTCCCGGGTGTGGATCGATTTACCATTAATAGTTCACCAATGGTTTGTTTTCCAATTAGCAATTGAGGAGGCTTAGG
It encodes:
- the rnc gene encoding ribonuclease III, coding for MTNSRSLQAISAPLERALRFEETSGLNFKDKTLLQRALTHRSYINESPWFIQADNERLEFLGDAVLDFVIGEQIYHRFPELREGPLTNLRAALVREETLASFARELQLGRFLLLGRGEDETGGRERPAILCAGFEALVGALYLDQDLEAVDNLLFPLVEPVLPEMVEQAAIKDAKSRLQEWSQSELRSTPRYQTVAAEGPDHAKLFTVQVLVNGEIWGRGDGQSKQKASQRAAADALRRLEIGQPIAQQGIVAREDVAADLIDTSALVENAPV